A genomic window from Glycine max cultivar Williams 82 chromosome 17, Glycine_max_v4.0, whole genome shotgun sequence includes:
- the LOC100790179 gene encoding GRIP and coiled-coil domain-containing protein 2 isoform X3, which produces MDRNKSRTDLLAAGKKKLQQFRQKKDNKGGSSHAKSSKKAGKPQLPDSDSDAASSASISTVTSQITDGNVEADSHSNMVNTESSESQSMANSLAHNNIDPSVDSSSVVTTYDTGNETVLDSNAEVAHQVHGVRENDSELSAQDQGEIAQDIGADVLEGVSLRTSDSQVSEGGATNDHASVPVAVLPSLASVTTAVGESVTDERKCQKREELLLLSEDIPNTSVMQTSEDQEADGLDMKKSYQSTDAVIDGQKQLPLSEVGESDQYLSGIALDKTRVEEASHEAEQLGKSIELLSSHELPRGTNEFDPARPLDVSYVYDANSINLLQLGEIIKGLNEEECRFLLEARGAVSDLNPLASSSVLSDNDISEAFQSLKEELFIANLMKNIFNTQLAEQLEFDDQRRQLVDEISQLRASHNQVNEKNQQLTEELANCRVELHDISSKNVELQNQFNAAMAEVEALSARVVDLQNSFDVSQKDSLELSTELADCRDLISSLQVEKKDMNETLDLTIAEKNELVEEKEFHLCESKNLATELADFKRLMEGVKVENSNLIDRISLVTEERNKIEAEIEHLRHEIDRLSLDLVENKDFVASLQSENSNLNGNLALSADKIKNLEDENQRLSSQIIVLNEQLSTEKGEQMRFEGDLKEAAERLEQISKENVFLNDTLNRHKAKIEEIGKERSQLVSQSRDLGNQVHVAREHEIAIIEDSLCMDQDPDEVFDDSHGFVSLNASLDEVEKVLVKLEKAIDELHSQSVSSSRSGEKVSSPVVSKLIQAFESKVQEDEHETETRDSSDVQSSSNSFMLTKRQIGDLKKLLSKWKLDVQIAGKLFKGERDDRKTGDAKYSDLKDQFEQLKQHCSDLEASNIELAVQYETAKQLLGDIQEKKCLLEEFYDALKQEDTCLKAKNNEFYEKLGYCQSKISELHTEMNDVKQISNDMASTVGSQLENLQKEVTERAMLLEHGWNMTIAPIVELVGKLKESVGGTLCTTVSSDAHGNSDISHQLEVSVNAAAEMIFDLRKKLEASYSEHEIVCTSYKEMNSKCDDLLGRNELALSLLHKMYSDLRKLVHGNGGTMDEDKIDLQSEALPDLLNYNSYQPILKHLGNILAEKLELESVTKEIKSELMHRETEMEELKMKCLGLDSVSKLIEDVAGMLNADISKIDINKSPLSCLDSLVSSLVQKTREAEIQYHTTKEGYGSKEMELAELKEKMHYLDTLCLENENEILVLKGSLHQAEEALTVARSELHKKANELEHSEQRVCSIREKLSIAVAKGKGLVVQRDGLKQSLAETSSELERCLQELQLKDTRLHEVETKLKTYAEAGERVEALESELSYIRNSSNALRESFLLKDSMLQRIEEILEDLDLPEQFHSRDIIEKIDWLASSVSGNSLPMNDWEQKEAVGGGSYSDAGYVVTDSWKDDSQLQPDSDDFRKKIEELQSKYYGLAEQNEMLEQSLMERNSLVQRWEELVNRVEMPSHLQSMETEDKIECIGSALTEANHHIDSMQLKIEKYDSYCGLLNADLQESQRTVSALQEDLSALTSEREHLSEKMESLVYEYEKLSLQTREAELENGKLHDEITSLKDKLEHKTAIEEQIFTIDYKIRKLRDLIGDALSESETENMVFGSANIDSLEELLGKLVEKLNMERKLSAQTREAELENQKLQTEISSLKDKLEQKAAIEEQIFTIDGKIRKLQDLVGDALSESETENLVSCSANIDSLEELLRKLIENHAKLSSMKPAYGVVGDGLHSQKGDATVHEERSIDVHDEEAADMDRYKRDLEESLNELIHVKEERNRSLEKQISLSGEVEALTKRIEELQGLLNQEEQKSASFSEKLSGEVETLTKRNEELQGLLSQEEQKSASVREKLSGEVETLAKRIEELQGLLNQEEQKSASVREKLNVAVRKGKSLVQQRDSLKQTIEEMTVEMEHLKSEIYNRENTLAEHEQKLRLLSTYPDRLEALESDSLLLKKHLEETEHHLQEHEYSLKLILNKLDEIEVGGEGHISDPVKKLEWVGKLCSDLHSAVASLEQESRKSKRASELLLAELNEVQERNDSFQEELAKVNAELVDLRRERDSAEAAKLEMFAHLEKLSALHEEGKKSHFSDIMELKSSLNQVCKSFDEVQNLLSNAFFLDLESYRKVEASLESCMKGNNDKNVVDSSVTKERDGILHWSSANKKSSVSADPWSDFDRIDHYDDNTIVEISRLFGHQLQELMLEVSSLKERINMHSSLTQEQDKTLSKLMASIQREMTSQKESCETMKKQVSERDGELIALRGNVACLYDACINFVIVLENEKAELVGRKVESADLGINLETPSFDDGISEECIKTLTDRLLLAAKGFASIRTEFLDANLKEMKATITNFQRELQEKDVQRDRICSELVKQIKDAEAAANSYSQDLQAFRLQEHNLKKEVEAIEAERKILENRVNELQDRQETAAELEEKKRSQTDLLAAKDQEIEALMHALDEEETQMEELTNKIVDFEMVVQQKNQEIENLESSRGKVMKKLSITVSKFDELHHLSASLLSEVEKLQSQLQERDTEISFLRQEVTRCTNDVLLASQMSNQSSDEIFEFLMWVDTIVSHDGVHDIYPDMKSNSKVHECKEILHKKLTSLLSELENLREVAESKDAMLQIERSKVEELSHKTVTLETSLHEKELQLNLLEGVEDTGKGAGTSSEIVEVKPAMNDWSPSGAFVTPQVRSLRKGNSDHVAIAVDVDPGSTSRIEDEEDDKVHGFKSLTTSTIVPRFTRPLTDLIDGLWVSCDRTLMRQPVLRLGIIIYWAIMHALLAFFVV; this is translated from the exons ATGGACCGGAACAAGAGCCGTACCGATCTGCTCGCTGCTGgcaagaaaaag ctCCAACAATTTCGTCAGAAGAAGGACAATAAAGGTGGTAGTAGCCATGCAAAATCATCAAAAAAAGCTGGCAAGCCTCAGCTACCTGACTCTGATTCTGATGCTGCAAGTAGTGCCTCAATTTCAACGGTAACATCTCAAATTACTGATGGAAATGTTGAAGCTGACAGTCACTCCAATATGGTTAATACGGAATCATCAGAGTCACAGTCTATGGCAAACTCATTAGCTCACAACAATATTGATCCATCTGTTGATTCTTCATCCGTGGTCACTACATATGATACAGGCAATGAAACTGTATTGGATTCTAATGCCGAGGTAGCACATCAAGTTCATGGTGTCCGTGAGAATGATTCTGAGTTATCTGCCCAAGATCAAGGGGAAATCGCTCAAGACATTGGTGCTGATGTGCTAGAGGGTGTGTCTTTGAGAACTTCAGATAGCCAGGTTTCTGAAGGTGGAGCAACAAATGATCATGCATCTGTACCTGTTGCCGTTTTGCCCTCACTTGCTTCTGTTACAACTGCAGTGGGGGAGAGTGTTACAGATGAAAGAAAGTGTCAAAAGAGGGAAGAGTTGTTGCTTTTATCTGAGGATATACCCAATACATCTGTGATGCAAACAAGCGAAGATCAG GAAGCTGATGGTTTGGACATGAAGAAATCTTATCAAAGCACTGATGCTGTGATTGATGGTCAAAAGCAGCTTCCTTTGTCTGAGGTTGGTGAGAGTGACCAGTATCTTTCAGGAATTGCTTTGGACAAGACTAGAGTTGAGGAGGCATCTCATGAAGCTGAGCAACTAGGCAAGTCAATTGAATTACTCTCCTCTCACGAGCTGCCAAGGGGAACTAATGAGTTTGATCCAGCCAGACCATTGGATGTCTCCTATGTTTATGATGCAAACTCAATTAATCTCTTGCAGCTGGGTGAAATTATAAAGGGGCTTAATGAAGAAGAGTGTCGGTTTCTGCTCGAGGCAAGAGGAGCAGTCTCTGATTTGAATCCTTTAGCCAGTAGTTCAGTTCTATCAGACAATGACATTTCAGAAGCATTTCAGAGTCTCAAAGAAGAATTGTTCATTgcaaacttaatgaaaaatatatttaacactCAACTAGCTGAACAACTGGAGTTTGATGATCAGCGTCGCCAGTTGGTTGATGAAATATCTCAGCTCCGTGCTTCTCATAATCAAGTTAATGAGAAGAATCAACAACTTACTGAAGAACTTGCTAATTGCCGTGTTGAACTACATGATATTTCTAGCAAGAATGTAGAActacaaaatcaatttaatgcTGCCATGGCTGAGGTGGAAGCTCTTTCTGCCAGAGTGGTTGATCTGCAGAATAGTTTTGACGTGTCCCAAAAAGATTCATTGGAATTGTCCACAGAGTTGGCTGACTGCAGAGACTTGATCTCAAGTTTACAGGTGGAAAAGAAGGACATGAATGAAACACTTGATTTGACGATTGCTGAGAAAAATGAACTTGTGGAGGAGAAGGAATTTCATCTATGTGAAAGTAAGAATCTGGCAACTGAATTAGCTGACTTCAAGAGATTGATGGAAGGAGTAAAAGTTGAGAATTCCAACTTAATTGACAGGATCTCTTTGGTGACTGAAGAGAGGAATaagattgaagcagaaattgAGCATCTCAGACATGAGATCGATAGGCTGTCATTAGATTtggttgaaaataaagattttgtgGCAAGTCTACAGTCAGAAAATTCCAACTTAAATGGTAACCTTGCATTGTCAGCTGATAAGATTAAAAATCTCgaagatgaaaatcaaagacTCTCTTCTCAAATCATTGTCCTAAATGAGCAATTGTCTACAGAAAAGGGGGAACAAATGAGGTTTGAAGGTGACCTTAAAGAAGCCGCAGAGCGCCTGGAACAAATTTCCAAGGAAAATGTGTTTCTCAATGACACTTTGAATAGGCACAAGGCCAAGATAGAAGAAATTGGAAAGGAGCGCAGCCAACTGGTATCTCAATCTAGGGACCTTGGAAATCAAGTTCATGTTGCACGTGAGCATGAAATTGCTATTATTGAAGATTCTCTGTGTATGGATCAGGATCCAGATGAAGTCTTTGATGATTCTCATGGGTTTGTTTCATTGAATGCTTCCTTGGATGAGGTGGAGAAAGTTCTGGTGAAGCTTGAAAAGGCAATCGATGAGTTGCATTCTCAATCAGTATCCTCCAGCAGGTCCGGTGAAAAAGTTTCTTCGCCTGTGGTATCAAAATTGATACAGGCTTTTGAATCAAAAGTACAAGAAGATGAGCATGAGACAGAAACAAGGGATTCCAGTGATGTTCAGTCATCATCAAACTCATTTATGTTAACCAAAAGGCAAATTGGAGATTTGAAAAAATTGCTTTCGAAGTGGAAGCTGGATGTTCAGATTGCGGGTAAATTATTCAAGGGGGAGCGAGATGATCGGAAAACTGGTGATGCGAAGTACAGTGATCTCAAGGACCAGTTTGAACAATTGAAGCAACATTGCTCGGATTTGGAAGCATCCAACATTGAACTTGCAGTTCAATATGAAACTGCAAAGCAACTTCTGGGTGATATTCAAGAAAAGAAATGCCTGCTTGAGGAATTCTATGATGCTTTAAAGCAAGAAGATACCTGTCTCAAagctaaaaataatgaattttatgaGAAGCTTGGCTACTGTCAGTCCAAAATTAGTGAATTGCATACTGAAATGAATGATGTgaaacaaatttcaaatgatATGGCTTCTACTGTTGGCAGTCAACTGGAAAATTTGCAGAAGGAGGTGACAGAGAGGGCAATGCTACTTGAGCATGGCTGGAATATGACTATTGCCCCGATTGTTGAGTTAGTTGGGAAGCTGAAAGAATCAGTTGGTGGAACTTTGTGCACAACTGTTTCTTCTGATGCTCATGGCAACTCGGATATCAGTCATCAGTTAGAAGTTTCAGTTAATGCAGCTGCTGAAATGATTTTTGATCTGCGGAAGAAACTTGAAGCTTCTTATTCGGAACATGAAATAGTGTGCACATCATATAAAGAAATGAATTCAAAATGTGATGATCTGCTTGGGAGGAATGAATTGGCTCTTAGTCTATTGCATAAGATGTACAGTGACCTGAGGAAACTTGTGCATGGTAATGGTGGCACTATGGATGAAGATAAGATAGATTTACAAAGTGAAGCGCTGCCTGATCTTCTGAACTATAATAGCTATCAGCCCATCTTGAAACATCTTGGGAATATATTGGCCGAGAAGCTGGAACTTGAGTCTGTTACCAAGGAGATTAAGTCAGAATTGATGCACAGGGAAACAGAAATGGAAGAATTGAAGATGAAGTGCCTTGGTTTAGATTCTGTTAGTAAGCTAATAGAAGATGTGGCGGGCATGCTGAATGCGGACATTTCAAAGATCGATATAAATAAATCACCCCTTTCTTGCTTAGATTCATTAGTCTCTAGTCTTGTACAGAAAACCAGAGAGGCTGAAATCCAGTATCACACAACTAAAGAAGGATATGGATCTAAGGAGATGGAATTGGCtgaattgaaggaaaaaatgCATTATCTAGACACACTTTGTCttgagaatgaaaatgaaatcctTGTTCTGAAGGGAAGCTTACATCAGGCTGAGGAAGCTCTTACTGTTGCTCGTTCTGAATTGCACAAGAAAGCAAATGAACTTGAGCATTCAGAACAGCGGGTGTGCTCCATTCGGGAGAAACTTAGCATAGCTGTTGCCAAGGGGAAAGGGTTGGTTGTACAGCGAGATGGCCTCAAGCAATCCTTGGCAGAGACATCCAGTGAATTGGAGAGATGCTTGCAAGAGTTACAGTTGAAAGATACAAGGCTTCACGAGGTTGAAACGAAACTTAAGACATATGCAGAGGCTGGTGAACGTGTTGAAGCTCTGGAATCTGAGCTTTCTTATATCCGTAATTCATCTAATGCTTTGAGAGAGTCATTTCTTCTTAAAGATTCAATGCTTCAGAGGATAGAGGAAATATTGGAAGACCTAGATCTGCCAGAGCAGTTTCATTCCAGAGATATAATTGAAAAGATTGATTGGTTGGCTAGTTCAGTTTCGGGAAACTCATTGCCAATGAATGATTGGGAACAGAAGGAAGCTGTGGGAGGAGGCTCATACTCTGATGCTGGTTATGTTGTCACGGATTCATGGAAAGATGATAGTCAGCTACAACCAGATTCagatgattttagaaaaaaaattgaggagtTGCAGAGTAAGTATTATGGGTTGGCTGAGCAAAATGAAATGCTGGAGCAATCATTGATGGAAAGAAACAGCTTAGTTCAGAGATGGGAAGAGCTTGTAAATAGGGTTGAAATGCCTTCACATTTGCAGTCTATGGAGACGGAGGATAAGATTGAATGTATAGGTAGTGCGCTTACTGAGGCTAATCATCATATAGATTCAATGCAGCTGAAGATTGAAAAATATGATAGCTATTGTGGATTGCTAAATGCCGATCTGCAAGAGTCTCAAAGGACAGTGTCTGCTCTTCAAGAAGACCTTAGTGCTCTTACATCTGAAAGAGAGCACCTTTCTGAGAAAATGGAGTCTTTGGTGTATGAGTATGAGAAACTATCATTGCAGACAAGGGAGGCTGAACTTGAGAATGGAAagctgcatgatgaaataactAGTTTGAAGGATAAATTGGAACACAAAACTGCAATTGAAGAACAAATTTTCACTATTGATTACAAGATCAGAAAGTTGCGAGACTTAATTGGTGATGCCTTGTCGGAATCTGAAACAGAAAATATGGTTTTCGGTAGTGCAAATATTGATTCCTTGGAAGAATTGCTGGGAAAGCTTGTAGAAAAGCTGAACATGGAAAGGAAACTATCAGCACAGACAAGAGAAGCTGAACTTGAGAATCAAAAGTTGCAAACTGAAATTTCTAGTTTGAAGGATAAATTGGAACAGAAAGCTGCAATTGAAGAACAAATTTTCACCATTGATGGTAAAATCAGAAAATTGCAAGACTTAGTTGGTGATGCCTTGTCAGAATCTGAAACAGAAAATTTGGTTTCTTGTAGTGCAAATATTGATTCCTTGGAAGAATTGCTGAGAAAGCTTATAGAAAATCATGCAAAGCTTTCATCAATGAAACCTGCATATGGGGTTGTAGGTGATGGACTCCATTCTCAAAAGGGTGATGCTACAGTTCATGAGGAAAGAAGTATAGATGTACATGATGAGGAGGCAGCAGATATGGATAGATATAAAAGAGATCTGGAGGAGTCTTTAAATGAATTGATACATGTGAAGGAGGAGAGAAATAGATCTTTGGAAAAGCAAATATCTTTATCAGGTGAAGTTGAAGCTCTGACTAAAAGAATTGAGGAATTGCAAGGGCTTCTTAATCAGGAGGAGCAGAAATCAGCTTCTTTTAGTGAGAAATTATCAGGTGAAGTTGAAACTCTGACTAAAAGAAATGAGGAATTGCAAGGGCTTCTTAGTCAGGAGGAGCAGAAATCAGCTTCTGTTAGAGAGAAGTTATCAGGTGAAGTTGAAACTCTGGCTAAAAGAATTGAGGAATTGCAAGGGCTTCTTAATCAGGAGGAGCAGAAATCAGCTTCTGTTAGGGAGAAGTTAAATGTTGCAGTCAGGAAAGGGAAGTCATTGGTGCAACAACGAGACAGTCTAAAGCAAACCATTGAAGAGATGACTGTTGAGATGGAGCACTTGAAATCTGAGATATACAACCGGGAAAACACTCTTGCAGAGCATGAACAGAAGTTGAGACTGTTGTCAACCTACCCAGATAGGTTAGAAGCTCTTGAATCTGACAGTTTGCTTCTGAAGAAACATTTGGAAGAAACTGAGCACCATTTGCAGGAGCATGAATATTCTCTGAAACTGATTTTGAATAAGTTAGATGAAATTGAGGTTGGTGGTGAAGGTCATATAAGTGATCCAGTGAAGAAATTGGAATGGGTTGGGAAGTTATGCTCTGATCTACATAGTGCTGTGGCATCTTTAGAACAAGAATCCAGGAAGTCTAAAAGAGCATCAGAACTACTCTTGGCAGAGTTAAATGAGGTTCAAGAAAGGAATGATAGTTTTCAGGAGGAGCTCGCAAAGGTGAATGCTGAACTTGTGGATCTCAGAAGAGAAAGGGATTCAGCTGAGGCTGCCAAACTGGAAATGTTTGCACATCTTGAAAAATTATCAGCCTTGCATGAGGAGGGAAAAAAGAGCCATTTTTCTGACATCATGGAATTAAAATCTAGTTTGAACCAAGTCTGCAAAAGCTTTGATGAGGTTCAGAATTTACTGTCTAATGCTTTTTTCTTGGATTTGGAATCTTATCGGAAAGTTGAGGCTAGTCTCGAGTCATGTATGAAAGGAAACAATGATAAAAATGTGGTGGATTCATCTGTCACCAAAGAACGTGATGGCATTTTACACTGGTCATCTGCTAATAAG AAGAGCTCTGTGTCTGCAGATCCTTGGTCAGATTTTGACAGAATTGACCACTATGATGATAATACTATTGTTGAAATTTCTCGTCTATTTGGGCATCAACTGCAAGAGCTCATGTTGGAGGTCAGTTCTCTTAAGGAAAGAATAAACATGCACTCAAGTTTGACACAGGAACAAGACAAAACTCTATCTAAACTAATGGCAAGTATTCAAAGGGAAATGACTTCCCAAAAAGAGTCGTGTGAAACCATGAAGAAACAAGTAAGTGAGCGAGATGGGGAACTTATTGCATTACGTGGGAACGTTGCCTGCCTTTATGATGCATGCATTAATTTTGTCATTGtacttgaaaatgaaaaagctGAACTGGTTGGAAGGAAGGTTGAATCTGCAGATCTAGGAATTAACTTGGAAACACCTTCATTTGATGATGGCATATCTGAGGAATGCATTAAAACCCTGACAGATAGACTGCTGTTGGCTGCAAAAGGTTTTGCTAGTATAAGAACTGAATTTTTAGATGCCAATCTAAAGGAAATGAAGGCTACTATAACAAATTTTCAGAGAGAGCTTCAGGAGaaggatgttcaaagagataGGATTTGCTCAGAACTGGTAAAACAGATCAAGGATGCTGAAGCTGCTGCAAACAGTTACTCTCAAGATCTTCAAGCTTTTAGGCTTCAAGAACATAATCTAAAGAAAGAGGTGGAAGCAATTGAGGCAGAAAGGAAGATACTGGAAAATAGAGTGAATGAACTGCAGGATAGACAAGAAACTGCAGCTGAATTAGAGGAGAAAAAGAGATCTCAAACTGATTTACTGGCTGCCAAAGATCAAG AAATCGAAGCACTAATGCATGCACTTGATGAGGAAGAAACGCAGATGGAAGAGTTGACAAATAAGATTGTGGATTTTGAAATGGTtgttcaacaaaagaatcaaGAGATTGAGAACCTTGAATCTTCTCGTGGTAAGGTTATGAAAAAGCTTTCCATAACTGTTAGCAAGTTTGATGAGCTTCACCACCTGTCTGCAAGTCTCCTTTCTGAAGTTGAAAAGCTCCAATCCCAGTTGCAAGAAAGAGATACTGAAATTTCTTTCTTGAGGCAAGAGGTTACTAGATGCACTAATGATGTTCTTCTTGCATCACAAATGAGCAACCAGAGTTCTGATGAGATCTTTGAGTTCTTGATGTGGGTTGACACAATTGTGTCTCATGATGGGGTGCATGATATATATCCTGATATGAAGAGCAACAGTAAGGTTCATGAATGCAAAGAAATACTTCATAAGAAGCTTACGTCTTTATTGTCAGAATTGGAGAATCTAAGGGAAGTTGCAGAAAGCAAGGATGCAATGTTGCAAATAGAAAGGAGCAAGGTAGAAGAACTGAGCCACAAAACAGTAACTCTTGAGACATCCTTACATGAGAaagaattgcaattgaatttgcTTGAAGGTGTGGAAGACACTGGAAAGGGAGCTGGCACAAGCTCAGAAATTGTGGAGGTAAAACCAGCG atgaaTGATTGGTCGCCATCTGGTGCTTTTGTAACACCTCAAGTTCGCAGTTTGCGCAAAGGCAATAGTGATCATGTTGCCATTGCTGTAGATGTAGACCCTGGTAGTACTAGTAGGATAGAAGATGAAGAGGACGACAAAG TCCATGGTTTCAAATCCCTCACAACATCCACAATTGTCCCAAGATTTACTAGACCTTTGACTGACTTGATTGATGGCTTGTG GGTTTCTTGTGATCGGACTCTAATGAGACAACCCGTCTTACGGCTTGGAATTATAATTTATTGGGCCATAATGCACGCACTCCttgcattttttgttgtttga